A window from Opitutia bacterium ISCC 52 encodes these proteins:
- a CDS encoding MoxR family ATPase — MSNSVIELNEKIQAASAWVSPLRSAIGQVIIGQQYLVDRLILGLIANGHVLLEGVPGLAKTLSVRTLACAIDAHFQRIQFTPDLLPADIIGTLVYNPKDHSFETKKGPVFANLILADEINRAPAKVQSALLEAMQERQVTIGDETHPLPVPFLVLATENPIDQEGTYQLPEAQVDRFMLKLNIGYPSKEEEREILDRMATTSAMKDISAVITPEDILNSRKVVNEVYVDDKIKDYIVDIVFATRSPADYNLQSESLIQFGGSPRATIALTLAAKGWAFLQGRGYVTPQDVKSIAMDVLRHRVIVSYEAEAEGKTSEDIVQEILDTLPVP, encoded by the coding sequence ATGAGTAATTCCGTCATCGAATTGAATGAAAAAATCCAAGCCGCTTCCGCTTGGGTTTCACCTCTTAGGTCCGCTATCGGGCAGGTCATCATCGGGCAGCAATATTTGGTCGATCGCCTGATCCTTGGCCTCATAGCCAACGGTCACGTCCTTCTGGAAGGGGTTCCAGGTCTGGCTAAGACGCTATCCGTGCGAACATTGGCCTGTGCCATCGACGCCCATTTCCAACGAATCCAATTTACACCGGATCTGCTTCCCGCCGACATCATCGGAACCTTGGTATACAATCCGAAGGATCACAGCTTCGAAACCAAGAAAGGGCCCGTATTCGCGAACCTCATTCTCGCAGACGAAATTAACCGGGCTCCAGCGAAGGTGCAATCCGCCCTTTTGGAGGCAATGCAAGAGCGGCAAGTAACCATTGGGGATGAGACGCATCCTCTGCCGGTCCCATTCCTCGTTCTCGCGACCGAAAACCCCATTGATCAGGAGGGCACTTATCAGCTCCCTGAAGCGCAGGTCGACCGTTTCATGCTGAAGCTCAACATCGGTTATCCTTCAAAGGAGGAAGAGCGTGAAATTCTCGATCGCATGGCGACCACCTCGGCCATGAAAGATATCTCAGCCGTCATTACTCCCGAGGACATCCTCAACTCACGCAAAGTCGTGAACGAGGTCTATGTGGATGACAAAATCAAAGACTACATCGTCGATATCGTTTTCGCAACGCGTTCTCCCGCTGACTACAATTTACAATCGGAATCCCTCATCCAGTTCGGCGGTAGTCCTCGGGCAACGATCGCACTCACCCTGGCCGCTAAAGGTTGGGCCTTCCTGCAAGGTCGTGGGTATGTAACCCCGCAAGATGTAAAGTCCATCGCCATGGATGTGCTTCGCCACCGGGTCATCGTAAGCTATGAAGCCGAAGCCGAAGGAAAGACCAGCGAGGATATCGTCCAGGAAATTTTGGATACGCTTCCAGTACCTTAA
- a CDS encoding DUF58 domain-containing protein: MKDPREILKKVRQIEIRTRKMVTDAMAGHYNSVFKGQGMDFEDVRAYSPGDDIRAIDWNVTAKTGDAYLKRFREERELTLMLVVDVSASGDYGSQEESKREMMAEMASVLAFSAIRNNDKVGLLLFTDQVETFVPPQKGRQHVLRIIRELLFFEPKSTGTDIKVALDYLNRIVRRKAVTFLVSDFLVRDHFRQAQIRNQYTEMYKALSLTDRRHDLIVVRLSDPREYALPNVGILTLEDAETGQLVELDTSNSRVRSAYEGQNAKQLEEFKDTLKRLGIDSIYVDNGEPYITKIREFFLTREKRR; this comes from the coding sequence ATGAAAGATCCAAGAGAGATACTGAAGAAGGTCAGGCAGATCGAGATCCGTACCCGGAAGATGGTTACCGATGCGATGGCAGGGCATTACAATTCAGTATTCAAGGGTCAGGGCATGGACTTTGAGGATGTGCGTGCCTATTCTCCGGGTGATGACATTCGCGCTATTGATTGGAATGTAACTGCGAAAACAGGCGACGCCTACTTAAAACGTTTTCGAGAAGAGCGGGAGTTAACTCTCATGCTGGTCGTGGATGTCAGTGCTTCAGGAGACTACGGCTCCCAAGAAGAAAGTAAGCGTGAGATGATGGCGGAAATGGCCAGCGTCCTCGCGTTCTCGGCCATTCGCAACAACGACAAGGTGGGCCTATTGCTATTTACGGATCAGGTGGAAACATTCGTCCCCCCGCAAAAGGGCAGACAACACGTATTGCGCATCATTCGCGAACTTCTCTTTTTCGAACCCAAGTCGACAGGCACGGACATCAAAGTGGCCCTCGACTACCTCAATCGGATCGTCCGAAGAAAAGCGGTTACATTCCTGGTATCTGATTTTCTTGTAAGAGATCATTTTCGCCAAGCGCAGATACGTAACCAATATACGGAGATGTATAAGGCTCTCAGCCTGACAGATCGCCGGCATGACTTGATAGTAGTCCGACTGTCCGATCCACGCGAGTATGCCTTGCCCAACGTCGGGATCCTTACATTAGAAGATGCGGAAACTGGTCAATTGGTGGAACTCGATACCAGTAACAGTCGCGTACGCTCAGCCTATGAAGGTCAAAACGCGAAACAACTCGAGGAGTTTAAAGACACACTCAAACGCCTAGGCATCGACAGTATCTACGTGGATAATGGAGAACCTTACATCACTAAGATCCGGGAGTTTTTCTTAACCCGGGAAAAGCGACGTTAA
- a CDS encoding VWA domain-containing protein produces MTFAYPIIFIIAVALIPLMLLWAYRVDRGKQKQLGKFLAPTLIKSLTDSVSPRKKQLKAVLLSIGIALIVIAVARPQYGYVWQEVKSKGIDVVFAIDTSKSMLAQDMRPNRLERAKLAVLDFIDKMGTDRIGLVAFSGSAFLQCPLTLDYNAFRQSLEILEPGVIPVPGTDIAAAIQIAENAFNKENNFKILILITDGEDLEENGIETARQAAARGVRVFTLGVGSKEGEIIPYTDKNGRQDYVRDEAGNVVRTRLDEDTLRQISMASNGFYSPLGPLGEGLEKVYSLGLEEIPRQELNSRMNKQAIERYQWVLAAGIFLLILEWLIGTRRRSARIKRRTQQAVASLLVLGAVFMSTPDLQADPYKAQKHLRKGEFVEAEQLYRAAIDEEPADMRLRYNLGISLYRQGKYADAVTVFQQALESPDPDLQADILYNMGNATYRIGEGIISDRQPETRKDWAKAAEYYEGSLVIRPEDDETLANLKFLNYQIEYLVMYDIHLDSNFPDVVELKGAGRYDQGIKRSISVTLQDKENYRFDTWVGEGIDPADKEKTRVLVDADKTLTANLIELVDLRVVVIPPEAGTSESPGTYDKGQEVDLKFESAYGWRFVQYEGPDIQDRSSPETKITMNADTTVVVICEEARELVFDIDEKQ; encoded by the coding sequence ATGACTTTTGCCTATCCCATCATATTTATCATCGCCGTGGCATTGATCCCGTTGATGCTTTTGTGGGCCTACCGAGTGGACCGTGGGAAACAAAAGCAATTGGGGAAGTTTCTGGCACCTACCCTGATTAAGAGTCTCACCGACTCCGTCTCCCCTAGAAAAAAGCAATTGAAGGCCGTCCTTTTAAGCATAGGCATTGCCCTGATTGTTATCGCGGTTGCGCGGCCTCAATACGGCTACGTCTGGCAGGAGGTTAAGAGCAAGGGAATCGACGTCGTCTTTGCGATCGACACTTCAAAGAGTATGTTAGCTCAGGATATGCGGCCCAACCGACTCGAGCGCGCAAAACTAGCGGTTCTAGATTTTATCGATAAGATGGGCACCGACCGTATCGGCCTGGTTGCCTTCTCTGGCTCAGCTTTTCTGCAATGCCCCCTGACACTCGACTACAACGCCTTTCGCCAATCGCTGGAAATCCTTGAACCTGGAGTTATTCCCGTACCCGGCACCGACATCGCCGCTGCCATTCAGATAGCCGAGAACGCATTTAATAAAGAAAACAACTTTAAGATCCTGATCCTCATTACCGATGGCGAAGACCTGGAGGAAAATGGAATTGAAACCGCACGCCAGGCGGCCGCTCGAGGAGTGCGGGTCTTTACCTTAGGAGTGGGCAGCAAGGAAGGAGAAATCATTCCGTATACCGATAAAAACGGACGCCAGGACTACGTGCGCGATGAAGCGGGCAACGTGGTAAGAACACGCCTGGATGAAGACACCCTACGCCAAATTTCCATGGCCTCGAATGGATTTTATAGTCCTCTCGGACCCCTCGGTGAAGGTCTGGAGAAGGTTTACAGTCTCGGACTGGAAGAGATCCCTCGCCAGGAACTCAATTCGCGAATGAATAAGCAGGCCATCGAACGTTACCAGTGGGTGCTGGCAGCGGGCATTTTCCTACTGATACTGGAATGGTTGATTGGCACTCGTAGACGGAGTGCCCGCATCAAGCGACGCACACAGCAAGCAGTTGCGTCTCTTTTAGTTCTCGGAGCTGTGTTTATGTCCACGCCCGATCTTCAGGCTGATCCATACAAGGCACAGAAGCACCTGCGCAAAGGTGAGTTCGTTGAAGCAGAACAGCTTTATCGTGCTGCCATCGATGAAGAGCCCGCGGACATGCGCCTTCGCTACAACCTGGGCATTTCTCTGTATCGACAAGGCAAATACGCAGATGCGGTCACCGTTTTTCAGCAGGCCTTGGAGAGTCCAGACCCGGACTTACAAGCCGACATTCTCTACAATATGGGCAACGCCACTTACCGGATTGGGGAAGGTATAATCTCTGACCGTCAGCCGGAGACAAGGAAGGACTGGGCCAAGGCAGCTGAGTATTATGAAGGCAGCCTGGTAATCCGCCCGGAGGACGATGAAACACTAGCCAATTTAAAGTTCCTAAACTACCAGATCGAATATCTGGTCATGTATGACATTCATCTCGATTCCAATTTCCCTGACGTCGTCGAATTGAAAGGCGCAGGTCGCTACGACCAAGGAATCAAGCGATCCATTTCGGTTACCTTACAGGATAAGGAGAATTATCGTTTCGATACCTGGGTGGGTGAAGGGATTGATCCTGCCGATAAAGAAAAGACCCGCGTCCTGGTCGATGCCGATAAGACACTCACCGCAAATTTGATCGAGCTGGTGGACCTGCGTGTGGTTGTCATTCCCCCGGAAGCAGGCACTTCCGAATCACCAGGAACATACGACAAGGGACAAGAAGTGGACCTCAAATTTGAATCCGCTTATGGGTGGCGATTCGTTCAATATGAGGGGCCAGACATTCAGGATCGTTCGAGTCCTGAAACAAAAATAACCATGAACGCAGACACCACTGTGGTCGTCATCTGCGAAGAAGCCAGGGAGCTCGTGTTTGATATAGATGAGAAGCAGTAG
- a CDS encoding DUF547 domain-containing protein, whose product MKHHPLKLISNTLLVFALWMSSASASFDHSLFDSVLKTHVQEGLVDYKSLKKDKRLDEYLEKLKAAKLDDLESRNDKLAFWTNAYNAYTLKLITNYYPLSSIMDIKEPGFADTWKIPLAHIAGNTYTLDQVENAIIRPQWPDPRIHYALVCAAQSCPQLRSEAYTAELLEEQFNEQAEWFMKNRNQFDLKNRKAKLSKVYEWYAVDFGKNTTEALETLIPHVDDSLGKNLKKEAKKWKVSFSEWDWNLNEQK is encoded by the coding sequence ATGAAACACCATCCTCTAAAACTAATCTCGAACACGCTCTTGGTGTTTGCTCTGTGGATGAGCTCGGCTTCAGCCAGCTTTGACCATAGTCTATTTGATTCGGTTCTCAAAACGCATGTCCAGGAGGGCTTGGTCGACTACAAAAGCCTCAAAAAAGACAAACGACTGGATGAGTACCTGGAGAAACTCAAGGCGGCCAAGCTGGACGATCTTGAAAGCCGCAATGACAAGCTAGCTTTCTGGACGAATGCATACAACGCATACACTCTAAAACTCATAACGAATTATTACCCCTTATCCAGTATCATGGATATTAAGGAGCCGGGCTTTGCGGATACCTGGAAAATCCCCTTGGCCCATATAGCTGGGAATACGTACACCCTCGATCAGGTTGAAAACGCTATCATCCGACCCCAATGGCCCGATCCTCGCATCCATTATGCCTTGGTCTGTGCAGCACAGTCATGCCCACAATTGAGAAGCGAAGCCTACACAGCCGAGTTACTAGAAGAGCAGTTCAATGAACAGGCAGAATGGTTCATGAAAAACCGGAACCAATTCGATTTGAAAAATCGAAAGGCAAAACTATCCAAAGTCTACGAATGGTATGCAGTTGATTTTGGAAAGAATACAACTGAAGCGCTGGAAACCCTGATACCTCACGTTGACGACTCACTTGGAAAGAATCTCAAAAAGGAAGCAAAGAAGTGGAAGGTGAGCTTTAGTGAGTGGGATTGGAATTTAAACGAACAAAAGTAG
- a CDS encoding VWA domain-containing protein, translating to MLEFQHPYFLFLILVVIILPFLRGGLTRKGSIRFSNTQLAGKLAFHGGSKSGQWLALLRTVALILLIVALARPRLGHGETEIEASGIDIVLAVDISGSMQAMDFKIEDKRYNRLEVVKKVIKEFIEKREADRIALIAFAGEPYLVSPLTLNHDWLNKNLERLEIGLIQEDGTAIGSALIMGANRLKNLQAKSKVVILLTDGVNNSGSIQPVTAAEAAAALKVKVYTIAAGTKGKAPFPVQDYLGRTRYRNVPTDVDEPTLKEIARLTQGEFFRATDTEELEEIYGKIDELEKTEIKLKNFTYYDELFIYPVLAGLFFLLFEYVLGNTRLKTLP from the coding sequence ATGCTCGAGTTCCAACATCCCTATTTTCTTTTCCTGATCCTGGTAGTGATCATTCTGCCGTTCTTACGCGGTGGGCTGACGCGAAAGGGAAGCATACGCTTCTCCAACACGCAATTAGCAGGAAAGCTGGCATTCCATGGAGGTTCCAAATCGGGACAATGGCTGGCATTGTTACGCACGGTTGCTCTCATTCTATTGATTGTCGCATTAGCACGGCCACGATTGGGTCACGGTGAAACGGAAATTGAAGCCAGCGGTATCGATATCGTCTTGGCGGTTGATATTTCCGGATCCATGCAAGCGATGGATTTCAAGATCGAAGACAAACGCTACAACCGATTGGAAGTAGTTAAAAAGGTCATCAAAGAATTTATTGAAAAACGGGAAGCAGATCGCATCGCCCTCATCGCTTTTGCTGGAGAACCCTATCTGGTAAGTCCACTCACCTTGAACCACGACTGGCTGAACAAGAATCTTGAGCGACTGGAGATCGGCCTCATCCAAGAGGATGGAACTGCGATTGGCTCAGCCCTGATCATGGGTGCCAATCGGTTAAAAAACCTCCAAGCCAAAAGCAAGGTGGTGATTCTTCTCACCGACGGAGTGAATAATAGTGGCTCCATTCAACCTGTAACAGCGGCAGAGGCAGCAGCAGCCCTTAAGGTAAAAGTGTACACCATCGCGGCAGGCACCAAAGGCAAGGCCCCCTTCCCAGTGCAGGATTACCTCGGTCGGACCCGTTACCGAAATGTTCCAACCGACGTGGATGAACCCACACTCAAAGAAATTGCTCGATTAACCCAAGGGGAATTCTTCCGGGCCACCGATACTGAGGAACTCGAAGAAATTTACGGCAAAATCGACGAACTCGAGAAAACCGAAATCAAGCTAAAGAATTTCACTTACTACGACGAACTGTTCATTTACCCAGTCCTGGCCGGACTTTTCTTCCTCCTCTTCGAATACGTACTGGGGAACACACGCCTGAAGACCCTGCCCTAA